The following coding sequences lie in one Glycine max cultivar Williams 82 chromosome 19, Glycine_max_v4.0, whole genome shotgun sequence genomic window:
- the LOC100813255 gene encoding 60S ribosomal protein L18-2 codes for MGIDLKAGGKSKKTKRTAPKSNDIYLKLLVKLYRFLVRRTDSNFNAVILKRLFMSKVNKPPISLSRLIKYTKGKEDKIAVVVGTVTDDIRVYEVPALKITALKFTERARARIEKAGGECLTFDQLALRAPLGQNTVLLRGPKNAREAVKHFGPAPGVPHSHTKPYVRAKGRKFERARGRRNSRGFRV; via the exons ATG GGGATCGATCTTAAGGCTGGGGGTAAGAGCAAAAAGACCAAAAGAACAGCACCAAAGTCCAATGACATCTACCTCAAATTACTTGTCAAG CTTTATCGATTCCTTGTTCGAAGGACAGACAGCAATTTCAATGCTGTGATACTCAAGCGCTTGTTCATGAGCAAGGTTAACAAGCCTCCAATTTCTTTGTCAAGGTTAATTAAGTATACGAAGGGGAAG GAGGATAAAATTGCTGTAGTAGTGGGGACTGTAACTGATGATATCAGAGTATATGAAGTTCCAGCATTGAAAATTACAGCACTCAAGTTTACAGAGAGAGCACGTGCAAGAATAGAAAAGGCTGGCGgtgaatgcttgacatttgatCAGCTTGCCCTTAGGGCTCCTTTGGGACAGAATACG GTCCTTCTTAGAGGCCCCAAGAATGCTCGGGAAGCTGTGAAACACTTTGGTCCTGCTCCTGGTGTGCCACACAGCCATACCAAGCCCTATGTACGAGCAAAGGGAAGGAAGTTCGAGAGGGCTAGAGGAAGGAGGAACAGCAGAGGATTTAGAGTTTAA